A section of the Candidatus Limnocylindrales bacterium genome encodes:
- a CDS encoding acetolactate synthase large subunit, with amino-acid sequence MNGAESLVRTLVHSGVEVCFSNPGTSEMHFVAALDKVEGMRAILGLFEGAVTGMADGYGRMADKPAATLLHLGPGLANGLANLHNARRAATPIVNIVGDHATYHAQYDAPLASDIVGFARPVSGWIHSSTSSLSVAADGARAVQAARTAPGQVATLILPADTAWNEGGPVALPLEVPLAAEVSDDAIDAAATALRSGKRCAILLRGAVLRRDGLDAAGRIAAATGARLMCDTFAPRLERGAGIVAVERIPYFAEQIVDFLADVEVLILVGAKPPVSFFAYPDKPSWCTPAGCEIQYLAHAHEDGFAALCSLAEAVHAPKEPAGRAALERPSKPQGGLNQFSVGQIIAGLLPEESILADEAATSGLGIAFATATAPPHCHLALTGGSIGIAIPLATGAAVACPAHKVIALQGDGGGMYTLQALWTQAREKLDVTTVIFANRSYAILNIELGRVGAGDPGPKAMSMLDLHNPEIDWCGLARALGVEASRATTTEELDDQFASAMKGRGPRLIEVIL; translated from the coding sequence ATGAACGGCGCAGAAAGTCTCGTCCGCACGCTCGTCCACTCCGGCGTCGAAGTCTGCTTCAGCAATCCTGGAACTTCGGAGATGCACTTCGTTGCAGCGCTCGACAAGGTCGAAGGCATGCGCGCGATCCTCGGCCTGTTCGAAGGCGCGGTGACCGGCATGGCCGACGGATACGGCCGCATGGCCGACAAGCCGGCGGCAACGCTGCTGCATCTCGGACCGGGGCTCGCCAACGGCCTGGCCAATCTCCACAACGCGCGACGCGCGGCCACGCCGATCGTCAACATCGTCGGCGATCACGCGACGTATCATGCGCAGTACGACGCGCCGCTCGCATCCGACATCGTCGGCTTCGCGCGGCCGGTCTCCGGCTGGATCCATTCGAGCACGAGCTCGCTTTCGGTCGCGGCCGACGGTGCGCGCGCCGTGCAGGCTGCGCGCACGGCGCCGGGCCAGGTCGCGACGCTGATTCTTCCCGCCGACACGGCCTGGAACGAAGGCGGGCCGGTCGCGCTGCCGCTCGAGGTTCCGCTCGCGGCCGAAGTTTCCGACGATGCGATCGACGCCGCTGCGACCGCGCTGCGTTCGGGAAAGCGCTGCGCAATCCTTCTGCGCGGCGCCGTGCTGCGGCGCGACGGCCTCGACGCCGCCGGGCGCATCGCCGCGGCAACCGGCGCGCGCCTGATGTGCGATACGTTCGCGCCGAGGCTCGAGCGCGGAGCCGGCATCGTTGCCGTCGAGCGCATCCCGTATTTCGCCGAGCAGATCGTCGATTTCCTCGCCGACGTCGAAGTGCTGATCCTCGTCGGCGCAAAGCCGCCGGTTTCGTTCTTCGCGTACCCCGACAAGCCGAGCTGGTGTACGCCGGCCGGCTGCGAGATCCAGTACCTCGCGCACGCGCACGAGGACGGCTTTGCCGCGCTCTGCTCGCTGGCCGAAGCCGTGCACGCGCCGAAGGAACCGGCGGGCCGCGCCGCGCTCGAGCGTCCGTCCAAACCGCAGGGCGGGCTCAATCAGTTCAGCGTCGGTCAGATCATCGCGGGGCTTCTGCCGGAGGAGTCGATCCTTGCCGACGAAGCCGCAACCTCCGGACTCGGCATTGCGTTCGCGACCGCGACCGCGCCGCCGCACTGCCATCTCGCTCTTACGGGAGGCTCGATCGGCATTGCGATTCCGCTCGCAACGGGTGCAGCAGTCGCATGTCCGGCCCACAAGGTCATCGCGCTGCAGGGCGACGGCGGCGGAATGTACACGCTGCAGGCGCTGTGGACGCAGGCTCGCGAAAAGCTCGACGTCACGACCGTGATCTTTGCGAACCGTTCCTATGCGATCCTCAACATCGAGCTCGGTCGCGTCGGTGCGGGAGACCCGGGGCCGAAAGCGATGTCGATGCTCGATCTTCACAATCCGGAGATCGACTGGTGCGGTCTCGCGCGTGCGCTGGGTGTCGAAGCCTCGCGCGCGACGACCACCGAGGAGCTCGACGACCAGTTCGCGAGCGCGATGAAAGGCCGCGGCCCGCGGCTGATCGAAGTGATTCTCTGA